Proteins encoded together in one Catellatospora citrea window:
- a CDS encoding SDR family oxidoreductase, which yields MGATQGIGHALAGEYARRGNEVIITGRTAERATAEAARLDAETEGFVSGLALDLSRPDSVADALSTVGRVDRLAVAGMIRDNNTVASFGVPEAVTLATTKIVGYAAVAAVLKDRLTPDAAVLLFGGMAKDRPYPGSTVLSTVNAAMVGLVRTLSVELAPVRVNSIHPGAVADSPAWVDKQAALEPARKISLTGALPTVQDIVDGCLFLLENAAANGVNLTLDAGQA from the coding sequence GTGGGCGCCACCCAGGGCATCGGTCATGCGTTGGCCGGCGAGTATGCCAGGCGGGGCAACGAGGTGATCATCACCGGCCGGACCGCGGAACGGGCCACCGCCGAGGCGGCGCGGCTCGATGCCGAGACCGAGGGCTTCGTGTCTGGACTGGCGCTCGATCTGTCCCGGCCAGACTCGGTGGCGGACGCGCTGAGCACCGTCGGGCGAGTGGACCGACTGGCTGTCGCCGGGATGATCCGAGACAACAACACCGTGGCATCATTCGGGGTCCCGGAGGCGGTGACCCTGGCAACTACCAAGATCGTCGGCTATGCGGCGGTGGCTGCGGTTCTGAAAGACCGCCTCACACCGGACGCCGCCGTGCTTCTGTTCGGCGGGATGGCGAAGGACCGGCCCTACCCGGGCTCCACCGTGCTGTCCACCGTCAACGCCGCGATGGTCGGTTTGGTGCGCACCTTGAGCGTCGAGCTCGCCCCGGTGCGGGTCAATTCGATCCACCCGGGCGCGGTCGCAGACAGTCCCGCCTGGGTGGACAAGCAGGCTGCTCTCGAGCCCGCGCGCAAGATCTCGCTGACCGGAGCGCTACCGACCGTGCAGGACATCGTCGACGGATGCCTCTTCCTGCTCGAGAACGCGGCGGCCAATGGCGTCAACCTCACCCTCGATGCCGGACAGGCGTAG
- a CDS encoding proprotein convertase P-domain-containing protein: protein MKNPLWATLSAVVALSVVSTALPVNTETPFEISPASAVNGSPVDPPLLRKAQERGTVRVNVVTEDRSGLPGAATAGRKVQSFDRLPMVTLQVDKAGLDRLAAQPGVVSVTEDVPVPPTLNDSVPLIGGDKAYAAGKTGAGAAIAVLDTGVATRHPFLANRVKTEACFSVNDEAYGASSLCPSGAAEQEGPGSADADAGPCATLGDACSHGTHIAGIAAGNGAGISGAPAHGVAPGADIIAIQVFSRFDSEDYCGAEAAPCVLSFTSSQIRGLEKVSALKAAGTNVVAANLSLGAGRWTTACDTDPRQAIIDGLLAQGVATVVAAGNNGYTDAVNAPGCVTSAITVGATTDDDQLSTFTNSGPLLDYLAPGTGIVSSVPGGGYGSKNGTSMAAPHVSGALAVLRQAFPTETIAALQSRLSTTGKTITYTGGSTPRIDVGRALSGTAPEPDPDPEPRPTTIVNEKDYAIPNPGTLQAPITVDGVPGNASRALKVYVGITHQWRGELRIDLVAPDGQTHPLKPLSAEGSGTISTTYTVDASTSPADGTWKLVVLDADAGANGTLTSWSLTFGSSYEKTGSFLIPDPGTLTSQLTVDGFTGKAAGALRVYVGATHEWRGDLRFDLVAPDGRTYLVKAANSAESGGTIGTTYTVDAGASPANGTWKLLVQDTSAGSRGFLTAWSLTFPAFENQTGLAIPNPGYVDSPITVSGFTGNAPRELKVHVAATHQLRGELKIQLLDPNGKVYLVKAASATDTAASARKTYTVDARTSPVSGTWKLRVEDVSGGAAGTLNNWTLAF from the coding sequence GTGAAGAATCCCCTCTGGGCCACGCTCAGCGCCGTCGTGGCGCTGAGCGTCGTGTCCACCGCGCTGCCGGTGAACACCGAAACTCCGTTCGAGATCAGCCCGGCCTCCGCCGTGAACGGCAGCCCGGTCGACCCACCGCTGCTGCGCAAGGCCCAGGAACGCGGCACCGTCCGCGTCAACGTCGTCACCGAGGACCGTTCGGGCTTGCCGGGCGCGGCGACCGCTGGCCGGAAGGTGCAGTCCTTCGACCGGCTGCCGATGGTCACCCTCCAGGTCGACAAAGCCGGCCTGGACAGGCTGGCCGCCCAGCCAGGCGTCGTCAGCGTCACCGAGGACGTGCCGGTGCCACCGACGCTGAACGACAGCGTGCCGCTGATCGGGGGCGACAAGGCCTACGCGGCAGGCAAGACCGGCGCGGGCGCCGCGATAGCGGTCCTGGACACCGGTGTCGCCACCCGGCACCCTTTCCTGGCCAACCGGGTCAAGACCGAAGCGTGTTTCTCGGTCAACGACGAGGCCTACGGCGCGAGCAGCCTCTGCCCCAGCGGCGCCGCCGAGCAGGAAGGCCCCGGCAGCGCAGACGCCGACGCCGGTCCGTGTGCCACGCTGGGCGACGCCTGCTCCCACGGCACCCACATCGCCGGCATCGCCGCCGGGAACGGAGCCGGCATCAGCGGCGCACCCGCACACGGTGTCGCCCCCGGCGCAGACATCATCGCCATCCAGGTGTTCTCCCGGTTCGATTCCGAGGACTACTGCGGGGCCGAGGCTGCCCCGTGCGTGCTCAGCTTCACCAGCTCCCAGATCAGAGGCCTGGAGAAGGTATCGGCGCTGAAGGCGGCCGGGACCAACGTCGTCGCCGCGAACCTGTCCCTCGGGGCGGGACGCTGGACCACCGCCTGCGACACCGACCCCCGTCAGGCGATCATCGACGGGCTGCTCGCCCAGGGGGTCGCCACCGTCGTCGCGGCCGGCAACAACGGCTACACCGACGCGGTCAACGCCCCCGGCTGCGTGACGTCGGCCATCACGGTCGGCGCCACTACCGACGACGACCAGCTGTCCACCTTCACCAACAGCGGACCGCTGCTGGACTACCTCGCACCCGGCACCGGCATCGTCTCCTCCGTCCCCGGCGGCGGCTACGGTTCCAAGAACGGCACGTCCATGGCCGCCCCCCATGTGTCCGGCGCCCTGGCCGTCCTGCGGCAGGCGTTCCCCACCGAAACCATCGCCGCGTTGCAGAGCCGGCTGAGCACCACCGGGAAGACCATCACGTACACCGGCGGCAGCACCCCCCGTATCGACGTCGGCCGGGCCCTCAGCGGAACCGCACCCGAACCCGACCCGGACCCGGAGCCACGCCCCACCACGATCGTCAACGAGAAGGACTACGCGATTCCCAACCCCGGCACCCTCCAGGCGCCGATCACCGTCGACGGCGTGCCCGGCAACGCGTCACGGGCCTTGAAGGTGTACGTGGGCATCACGCACCAGTGGCGCGGTGAACTCCGGATCGATCTGGTCGCCCCGGACGGTCAGACGCACCCCCTCAAGCCGCTGTCGGCGGAAGGCAGCGGCACCATCAGCACCACCTACACGGTCGACGCGAGCACGAGCCCGGCCGACGGGACCTGGAAGCTGGTCGTCCTGGACGCCGACGCCGGTGCCAACGGCACCCTCACGTCCTGGTCGCTGACCTTCGGCAGCTCCTACGAGAAGACAGGGTCATTCCTCATCCCGGACCCGGGAACACTGACGTCGCAGCTGACAGTCGACGGATTCACCGGCAAGGCCGCAGGCGCGTTGCGGGTGTACGTAGGCGCCACGCACGAATGGCGCGGTGACCTGAGATTCGATCTGGTCGCCCCGGACGGCCGGACGTACCTCGTCAAAGCCGCGAACTCGGCGGAGAGCGGTGGCACCATCGGCACCACGTACACGGTCGACGCCGGCGCATCACCGGCCAACGGGACCTGGAAGCTCCTCGTCCAGGACACCTCAGCGGGCTCCCGGGGCTTCCTCACGGCCTGGTCGCTGACCTTCCCCGCGTTCGAGAACCAGACCGGCCTGGCTATTCCCAACCCCGGCTACGTCGACTCGCCGATCACCGTGAGCGGCTTCACCGGCAACGCGCCGAGGGAGCTCAAGGTGCACGTGGCGGCCACGCACCAGCTGCGCGGCGAGCTGAAGATCCAGCTACTGGACCCGAACGGCAAGGTGTACCTGGTAAAGGCGGCATCCGCAACGGACACCGCAGCGAGCGCCAGGAAGACCTACACCGTCGACGCCAGGACATCGCCGGTCTCCGGCACGTGGAAACTCCGCGTCGAGGACGTCTCCGGTGGAGCCGCGGGCACCCTCAACAACTGGACACTCGCTTTCTGA
- a CDS encoding phospholipase A2 yields MRRTAVPVVAASSMAVLIAQSMALLLPQQGASAAELPPQQPLAQGEIRYIGPGIYLSASERYEVPENDIPAGLMGRLHTVAGQAQGVSQAQEAPANRSDLGVFGPSWEADFLGGQLSRKLTPGSGAITTTDLTSNQSTRYDLADSVAGANGGSVSTYRAADGSTLVATSKWDDLAGMLKTTVVETLNIDLTQVEPGDDVFVDQSGTPIPAADLKPSFTWKQVGGGGDNWRVTAVGDKAHKQSTASYDSTGRVSSITEPARGENPAQSLKVYYATATTASSAVLGDVSGQVKEITLTEGQTVQTLARYSYDSSKLLRKVSNPAAGSDLNSYSYDGNRRLATATTDDGTRWDLTFTGAAAAPQAAQTFYAGTAPGGTLEGPPSLSLATAVGPFPNEFVGSEITDQQAYPRVCSTASTWMWYTKTACATWVAHYGWHRPLPKHTPTNARVIGIDHDHCTMAPNKPGGWDYRAACDSHDYGYGTIGNTYKGYSYYLDRSQKGAVDHAMYSMVRWQTCPAYRLAAPCVGTAFVYLLAVRAGGNPKNGANAT; encoded by the coding sequence ATGCGAAGAACCGCAGTCCCTGTCGTCGCGGCCAGCTCGATGGCCGTATTGATCGCGCAGTCGATGGCCCTGTTGCTCCCGCAACAGGGGGCGTCCGCGGCTGAACTGCCACCTCAACAACCCCTCGCCCAGGGCGAGATCCGGTACATCGGCCCTGGGATCTACCTTTCCGCAAGCGAGCGGTACGAGGTCCCCGAGAACGACATACCAGCGGGCCTGATGGGCCGGTTGCACACCGTCGCCGGCCAGGCCCAGGGGGTCTCGCAGGCGCAGGAAGCACCCGCCAACCGCTCCGACCTCGGTGTCTTCGGCCCCAGCTGGGAAGCCGACTTCCTGGGCGGACAGCTCAGCCGCAAGCTCACCCCGGGCTCCGGCGCGATCACCACGACCGACCTGACGAGCAACCAGTCCACCCGCTACGACCTGGCCGATTCGGTCGCCGGCGCCAACGGCGGCAGTGTCAGCACCTACCGGGCCGCCGACGGCTCCACGCTGGTCGCGACGAGCAAGTGGGACGACCTCGCCGGCATGTTGAAGACGACCGTCGTGGAGACGCTGAACATCGACCTGACCCAGGTCGAGCCGGGCGACGACGTCTTCGTCGACCAGTCGGGCACGCCGATCCCGGCAGCCGACCTCAAGCCCTCCTTCACCTGGAAGCAGGTCGGCGGCGGCGGCGACAACTGGCGTGTCACGGCGGTGGGTGACAAGGCGCACAAGCAGTCCACGGCCTCCTACGACAGCACGGGCCGCGTCTCCAGCATCACCGAACCCGCCCGGGGGGAGAACCCGGCGCAATCCCTCAAGGTCTATTACGCCACGGCGACCACCGCTTCCAGCGCCGTCCTCGGCGACGTGAGCGGCCAGGTGAAGGAGATCACCCTCACCGAGGGCCAGACCGTCCAGACCCTCGCCCGGTACTCCTACGACAGCTCCAAACTGCTGCGGAAGGTCAGCAACCCGGCGGCGGGCAGCGACCTGAACAGTTACAGCTACGACGGCAACCGGCGGCTGGCCACCGCCACCACCGACGACGGCACCCGCTGGGACCTGACGTTCACCGGTGCGGCCGCCGCCCCGCAGGCAGCACAGACCTTCTATGCGGGCACCGCGCCGGGCGGCACCCTGGAGGGCCCGCCCAGCCTGTCACTGGCCACAGCCGTCGGCCCGTTCCCGAACGAGTTCGTCGGCAGCGAGATCACCGACCAGCAGGCATACCCTCGAGTCTGCTCCACCGCCTCGACGTGGATGTGGTACACGAAGACGGCCTGCGCAACGTGGGTGGCCCACTACGGCTGGCACCGACCGCTCCCCAAGCACACCCCCACCAACGCCAGGGTGATCGGCATCGACCATGACCACTGCACCATGGCGCCGAACAAGCCGGGCGGCTGGGACTACCGTGCCGCGTGCGACTCCCACGACTACGGCTACGGCACGATCGGCAACACCTACAAGGGGTACTCCTACTACCTGGACCGGTCACAGAAGGGCGCTGTCGACCATGCGATGTACAGCATGGTCCGCTGGCAAACCTGCCCCGCCTATCGCCTCGCAGCCCCCTGCGTGGGGACGGCCTTCGTCTACCTCTTGGCCGTAAGGGCCGGCGGAAACCCGAAGAACGGCGCGAACGCCACCTGA
- a CDS encoding alginate lyase family protein: MVSRAQLDFVRARVNAGQQPWKTAYDQMSASDYASLSRTPKPRAVVECGPVSKPNFGCTDERQDAIAAYTDALAWYITGDTRYAAKAIALMDAWSAVIVDHTNANAPLQSGWSAASWTRAAEIIKHAYRNWPNAGRFATMLRKVYLPKVINGMPTYNGNWELVMMEAAIGIGVFLDDRAVYDRAMATFRARVPAFIYLAKDGPYPVPPAGTNIDTRSEIIDFWQGQSTFVDGLSQETCRDFTHTGYGLSSISHVAETARIQGDRVYTEVKERLQQALSLHAKYELGTAVPSWLCGGSVHHGLGPVTEVGFNALSFRLGIDMASTRSYTETKRPQGTNSLFVAWETLTHASNPN; the protein is encoded by the coding sequence ATGGTCAGCCGCGCCCAGCTCGACTTCGTACGCGCCAGGGTCAACGCGGGTCAACAGCCCTGGAAGACTGCGTACGACCAGATGTCGGCGAGTGACTACGCCTCGCTGTCGCGGACGCCCAAGCCGCGCGCCGTGGTCGAGTGCGGCCCCGTGTCCAAGCCTAATTTCGGCTGCACCGACGAGCGCCAGGACGCCATCGCCGCCTACACCGACGCGCTGGCCTGGTACATCACCGGCGATACCCGCTATGCGGCGAAGGCCATCGCGCTCATGGACGCCTGGTCGGCGGTGATCGTCGACCATACGAATGCCAACGCTCCGCTGCAGTCGGGCTGGTCCGCTGCGTCTTGGACCCGAGCCGCCGAGATCATCAAGCATGCCTACCGCAACTGGCCGAACGCCGGTCGCTTCGCGACCATGCTGCGCAAGGTGTACCTGCCGAAGGTCATCAACGGGATGCCGACCTACAACGGCAACTGGGAACTGGTCATGATGGAGGCCGCGATCGGCATCGGTGTCTTCCTCGACGACAGGGCCGTCTACGACCGGGCCATGGCCACGTTCCGCGCCCGCGTGCCCGCCTTCATCTACCTCGCCAAAGACGGCCCGTACCCGGTGCCACCCGCCGGCACGAACATCGACACGCGGTCGGAGATCATCGACTTCTGGCAGGGGCAGAGCACCTTCGTCGACGGGCTCAGCCAGGAGACCTGCCGCGACTTCACCCACACCGGATACGGCCTGTCCTCGATCTCGCACGTGGCCGAGACCGCACGCATCCAGGGCGACCGCGTCTACACGGAGGTCAAGGAACGGCTGCAGCAGGCTCTGAGCCTGCACGCCAAGTACGAACTCGGCACAGCCGTGCCATCCTGGCTGTGCGGCGGCTCGGTGCACCACGGGCTCGGCCCGGTCACCGAGGTGGGCTTCAACGCGCTCAGCTTCCGGCTGGGCATCGACATGGCCAGCACCCGGAGCTACACGGAGACCAAACGCCCGCAGGGCACCAACAGCCTGTTCGTCGCCTGGGAAACACTGACCCACGCCAGCAACCCGAACTGA
- a CDS encoding protein-arginine deiminase family protein — MPAPGSRLGWRAVVADPDAGMGMLRELQGSGHGAQPLHADLPALEWPYDDKADLRSINEFLADEQFVDTNRISGRRIAANIDVLKREAGLTDGDIARVPMLYTARTIDYLIAKTAITGMEPGPARDKAIAELDAMRKAGAETPNPVNGLVLAGGEYVAPRPYGPVVGGKDVFMTSTTKAFALTGHHVTYINDLVTHFSEGEIHCATNILRDVFSSDSRWWQHG, encoded by the coding sequence GTGCCCGCACCGGGCAGCCGGCTCGGCTGGCGGGCCGTGGTCGCCGATCCTGACGCCGGGATGGGGATGCTGCGTGAACTCCAGGGCAGCGGACACGGCGCGCAGCCGTTGCACGCCGATCTGCCCGCCCTCGAATGGCCGTACGACGACAAGGCCGACCTGCGCTCCATCAATGAGTTCCTGGCCGACGAGCAGTTCGTGGACACGAACAGGATCTCCGGCCGCCGCATCGCCGCCAACATCGACGTCCTCAAGCGGGAGGCCGGGCTGACCGACGGCGACATCGCGCGAGTGCCGATGCTCTACACCGCCCGAACCATCGACTACCTCATCGCGAAGACGGCGATCACCGGGATGGAGCCCGGCCCGGCGCGGGACAAGGCCATCGCCGAGCTCGACGCCATGCGAAAGGCGGGGGCGGAGACGCCCAACCCGGTGAACGGGCTGGTGCTGGCGGGTGGCGAGTACGTCGCCCCCCGACCGTACGGTCCCGTCGTCGGCGGCAAGGACGTGTTCATGACCTCCACCACGAAGGCGTTCGCGCTCACCGGCCATCATGTCACCTATATCAATGATCTCGTCACCCACTTCAGCGAGGGCGAGATCCACTGCGCGACGAACATCCTGCGCGACGTGTTCAGCTCCGACTCCCGCTGGTGGCAGCACGGCTAA
- a CDS encoding NADPH-dependent FMN reductase — protein sequence MSDLKIAVILGSTRPGRNGKAVADWVVDQSGTRSGAAYELVDLADYPLPHLDEAIPPSMGQYQGEHTKAWASKIAGFDGYIFVTPEYNHSTSAVLKNAIDYLYGEWNNKAAAFVSYGALGGARAIEHLRGVASELQLAHVRQQLSFSLYTDFENFSVFKPAEQHAAAATTLFDQLESWTRALKTVRV from the coding sequence ATGAGTGACCTGAAGATCGCCGTCATCCTCGGCAGCACCCGGCCTGGCCGCAACGGCAAGGCTGTCGCGGACTGGGTGGTGGACCAGTCCGGCACCCGCAGCGGAGCCGCGTACGAGCTGGTCGACCTCGCCGACTACCCGCTGCCCCACCTGGACGAGGCCATCCCGCCGTCCATGGGTCAGTACCAGGGCGAGCACACCAAGGCGTGGGCGAGCAAGATCGCCGGGTTCGACGGGTACATCTTCGTGACCCCCGAGTACAACCACTCCACCTCCGCGGTACTGAAGAACGCGATCGACTACCTGTACGGCGAGTGGAACAACAAGGCCGCCGCCTTCGTCTCCTACGGTGCGCTCGGCGGCGCTCGGGCCATCGAGCACCTGCGTGGGGTGGCCAGCGAACTGCAGTTGGCCCACGTGCGTCAGCAGCTGTCCTTCTCGCTGTACACGGACTTCGAGAACTTCTCCGTCTTCAAGCCTGCGGAGCAGCACGCCGCCGCCGCGACCACGCTGTTCGACCAGCTGGAATCCTGGACCCGCGCCCTCAAGACGGTCCGGGTTTGA
- a CDS encoding FUSC family protein translates to MRAAVLVPAMFAFCLLVLGPQVADFAAIGGFASLVLAEFGGTRRDRAVAHLILTAAGTVLIVIGTLAGFSVVTATVATAVVAFISYFTAVIGPNDVSGAAAAMLPFLLAVSAAAPPDVIGSRLAGWVLATVIGGLAVVLTAPRAPGAELRLATATAAADLADLLEAGGQRAALPALRATAADATFGMMALFVSAPYRPSGLVVAAQAMAQAVHRLEWCLGLVTDGIQQCGDLRDAPPTQQAPLEASAKVLRQTAAVLRGGQGDPDLGSLEQTRADSIARLTGPAASEVDEAELVVAFYAQTTADCVHALAEDVLIATRRADPLTAGRDLRRLHGLARRDRPPPSRLVTPAGIAAIVLRNANLRSIWLVNALRSAAAFSVAVMIVHLSGMQGGFWVLLGVLSVLRTSAMSTGTTAVKAVLGTAAGVALGVALLPVLGDSLNAHWLVLVVAIFIVAYGPGVLPDVIGQAGFTVAILVQYDIVTSADLTLGLSWLQGMAIGCLVSLFAGLLVWPRGAGELVRDEIAELFRDGGLRLTEAVSWALGPGPAPRTRAAPVDSAGQRLEDAMRGYLAEPGSKRMDRRDLWRLVIAGARLRSIADSLDALTPRVGSSDPNSGPLIRHADELAAFYADVGTHLGHPHGTLPPPLTPPSPHTNDGPGGTPLQRLRRRWVAEHLRHLELHLADLIAPTRALAAQRRRPWWR, encoded by the coding sequence GTGCGTGCCGCGGTCCTGGTGCCGGCGATGTTCGCGTTCTGCCTGCTGGTGTTGGGTCCGCAGGTGGCCGACTTCGCGGCGATCGGCGGTTTCGCCAGCCTTGTGCTGGCCGAGTTCGGTGGCACCCGGCGCGACCGGGCTGTGGCGCACCTGATCCTGACCGCTGCGGGCACGGTGCTGATCGTGATCGGCACGCTGGCCGGCTTCTCGGTGGTCACGGCCACGGTGGCCACCGCGGTGGTCGCGTTCATCTCGTACTTCACCGCCGTGATCGGGCCCAACGACGTCTCCGGCGCCGCCGCGGCGATGCTGCCGTTCTTGCTCGCCGTCTCAGCGGCGGCCCCTCCCGACGTCATCGGGTCCCGGTTGGCCGGATGGGTGCTGGCCACCGTGATCGGAGGTCTGGCCGTGGTGTTGACGGCGCCCCGCGCGCCGGGCGCTGAGCTGCGCCTGGCCACGGCGACCGCGGCCGCCGACCTGGCCGACCTGCTGGAGGCGGGCGGGCAGCGGGCGGCGCTGCCCGCGTTGCGGGCGACGGCCGCCGACGCCACGTTCGGGATGATGGCCCTTTTCGTGTCGGCGCCGTACCGCCCGAGTGGGCTGGTCGTCGCCGCGCAGGCGATGGCGCAGGCGGTCCACCGGCTCGAATGGTGCCTGGGTCTGGTCACCGACGGGATCCAGCAATGCGGCGACCTGCGTGACGCGCCACCGACCCAGCAGGCACCGCTGGAGGCGTCGGCGAAGGTGCTGCGCCAGACCGCCGCGGTGCTGCGGGGCGGCCAGGGCGATCCCGATCTGGGCTCGCTGGAGCAGACCCGCGCCGACAGCATCGCGCGGCTGACCGGTCCGGCCGCCAGCGAGGTCGACGAGGCGGAACTGGTGGTCGCGTTCTACGCCCAGACCACAGCAGACTGCGTGCACGCCCTCGCCGAAGATGTTCTCATCGCGACCCGGCGCGCGGACCCGCTCACGGCAGGCCGGGACCTACGCCGACTGCACGGCCTGGCCCGCCGGGACCGACCGCCGCCGAGCCGGTTGGTGACGCCCGCCGGAATAGCCGCAATCGTGCTGCGCAACGCCAACCTGCGCTCGATCTGGCTCGTCAACGCTCTGCGGAGTGCCGCCGCGTTCTCTGTAGCGGTGATGATCGTGCATCTCTCCGGCATGCAGGGCGGTTTCTGGGTGCTACTGGGCGTGCTGAGCGTGCTGCGCACCAGCGCGATGTCGACCGGCACCACGGCCGTCAAGGCGGTCCTCGGCACCGCAGCCGGGGTGGCCCTCGGCGTAGCCCTGCTGCCCGTGCTCGGCGACTCGCTGAACGCGCACTGGCTCGTGCTCGTCGTCGCGATCTTCATCGTCGCGTACGGCCCGGGCGTCCTGCCTGATGTCATCGGTCAGGCCGGGTTCACCGTCGCGATCCTCGTGCAATACGACATCGTCACGTCGGCGGACCTGACGCTAGGCCTGAGCTGGCTGCAGGGCATGGCGATCGGCTGCCTGGTCAGCCTGTTCGCGGGGTTGCTGGTGTGGCCACGCGGTGCGGGTGAACTCGTCCGCGACGAGATCGCCGAGCTGTTCCGTGACGGTGGGCTACGCCTGACCGAAGCCGTGTCCTGGGCTCTCGGCCCAGGCCCGGCACCGCGAACCCGGGCGGCACCTGTCGACTCGGCGGGACAGCGGCTGGAGGACGCGATGCGCGGCTACCTCGCCGAACCCGGCTCCAAACGGATGGATCGACGCGATCTCTGGCGGCTGGTGATCGCGGGCGCACGCCTGCGGTCGATCGCGGACTCACTGGACGCGCTCACCCCGCGCGTGGGCTCGTCCGACCCGAACAGCGGCCCGCTGATCCGCCACGCCGACGAACTCGCGGCCTTCTACGCGGACGTGGGCACACACCTCGGCCACCCGCACGGCACCCTGCCCCCGCCGCTGACCCCGCCCTCGCCCCACACGAACGACGGGCCCGGTGGCACGCCCCTGCAACGCCTGCGCCGGCGCTGGGTCGCCGAACACCTGCGCCACCTCGAACTTCACCTCGCCGACCTGATCGCGCCAACCCGCGCCCTGGCCGCCCAACGCCGCCGGCCCTGGTGGCGCTGA
- a CDS encoding GTPase, whose amino-acid sequence MLRHDSLRGWHMGVGFTVSIMGQTGVGKTSLLNAIFGLNLLTSATKPATTALDPEFEIVREDGRLIIRDLPGLGESPTVDEDYLRLYRQWLLRSDVVIWAVHADSRSVSLDQMALRRLLEQAPDDERSRILSKLTIILTKVDLLTPPAWIYSRVGDGGLFAPDPVLAPVLQTKADYFTEHLILPFGEHIVPETYNDTGLTGSPVRGLIFDRDRIRHRGLMTREAADRFYRDRTVARNETLQRAIERLHDNYRVIPCSSLFRFNLARLMTVVVSKLGVGAVGMFNSLTQDNALNRLPFSTAKLLRNIVVVDQATQTVVFDLAQQD is encoded by the coding sequence GTGCTGCGCCACGACAGCCTGAGGGGGTGGCACATGGGCGTGGGATTCACCGTCTCGATCATGGGACAGACAGGTGTGGGCAAGACATCACTGCTCAACGCGATCTTCGGCCTGAACCTGCTGACATCGGCGACCAAACCCGCTACGACGGCGCTGGACCCGGAATTCGAGATCGTCCGGGAGGACGGCCGCCTGATCATTCGCGACCTGCCCGGCTTAGGCGAATCGCCCACGGTCGACGAGGACTACCTCAGACTCTACCGGCAGTGGCTGCTGCGTTCTGACGTGGTCATCTGGGCCGTGCACGCCGACTCACGCTCGGTTTCGCTGGATCAGATGGCACTGCGCAGGCTGCTTGAACAGGCTCCGGACGACGAACGGTCCCGGATCCTGTCAAAGCTGACGATCATCCTGACGAAGGTCGACCTGCTCACTCCGCCCGCATGGATCTACTCCAGGGTGGGCGACGGCGGACTGTTCGCTCCGGACCCGGTGCTCGCACCGGTGCTGCAGACCAAGGCCGACTACTTTACCGAGCACCTCATCCTGCCGTTCGGCGAACACATCGTGCCCGAGACGTACAACGACACCGGGTTGACCGGCTCGCCCGTACGCGGGCTGATCTTCGACCGGGACAGGATCCGACACCGGGGTCTGATGACCAGGGAAGCCGCCGACAGGTTCTACCGCGACCGGACCGTGGCCCGGAACGAGACTCTGCAACGGGCGATCGAGCGACTGCATGACAACTACCGCGTCATTCCCTGCTCGTCGCTGTTCAGGTTCAACCTGGCCCGGTTGATGACGGTGGTGGTCAGCAAGCTCGGGGTCGGCGCCGTCGGCATGTTCAACAGCCTGACGCAGGACAACGCACTCAACCGGCTGCCGTTCAGCACTGCGAAGTTGCTTCGCAACATCGTCGTCGTGGATCAGGCAACGCAGACCGTCGTATTCGACCTGGCGCAGCAGGACTAG
- a CDS encoding RNA polymerase sigma factor: MKERSDEELLAAVAAGPGALEEFYRRHVSKVTGMGVRRFGNAEDVADFVASVFLQVLKSAGSFDARRGKAVSWLFGVAGNVAAGMYQDKARQEDVERRVSGRALLDSDDYQAVEQRIDAAAEVRRVYAAIRRLSDADRRVLELSGVDGLSVAQVASALGISQIAVRVRLVRARQRLRAQLAADADSHRAPVSNREKVLTH, translated from the coding sequence ATGAAGGAGCGCAGTGACGAGGAGTTGCTCGCCGCGGTGGCGGCGGGTCCGGGTGCGCTGGAGGAGTTCTATCGCCGTCACGTTTCGAAAGTGACGGGAATGGGCGTACGGCGTTTCGGCAATGCCGAGGACGTAGCTGACTTCGTGGCCTCGGTTTTCCTGCAGGTGCTGAAGTCGGCGGGCAGTTTCGACGCCCGGCGTGGCAAGGCCGTGTCGTGGCTGTTCGGCGTCGCGGGCAATGTCGCGGCAGGAATGTACCAGGACAAGGCTCGACAGGAAGACGTCGAGCGGCGGGTGTCGGGGCGCGCGCTGCTGGACTCGGATGACTACCAGGCTGTCGAGCAGCGGATCGATGCCGCGGCCGAGGTACGCCGGGTGTATGCCGCGATCCGGCGGCTCAGCGACGCCGACCGTCGGGTGCTGGAGCTCAGCGGGGTGGACGGGCTGTCGGTGGCGCAGGTCGCGTCCGCGTTGGGCATCAGCCAGATCGCGGTGCGAGTACGTCTGGTCAGGGCACGTCAGCGGCTGCGCGCGCAGCTGGCTGCGGACGCCGACAGCCATCGGGCGCCGGTGTCGAACAGGGAGAAAGTTCTCACTCACTGA